From the genome of Thiovibrio frasassiensis:
CAAAACCCAGGTCAAGGAAGGCACTTTCCGGGTAATGGGCGGGGCGATGGCCAAGGATGCCCCCCAGAATTTCAAAACCGAAACCCCCACCGCCACCATAGGCATCCGGGGCTCCATGTATGCCTTCAGGTCAACGGTGCAACAACTTTCCGTGGTCTTTCAAGGCGGCAGAGGCATTGACATATTCAACGACCTGGGTCGGGTCGCCATCACCACCCCCGGCTTCGGCACCCATGTCATGCTGAACACTCCGCCAGCGCCTCCTTCCAGATTCACGGAACAGGAGCTCAAAAGACTCAACCAGCAGCTCAACGGCAACGGCGACTCTTCCGGCAATGGAGGAGGGGGAAATCTCAACTCGTTCACCGCGCCGCTTACCGTGCCGCCACCGCCGCAACTCCCCCCGACCAATGAGCTCCCTGGTGCCCCGGCCACCCCCTTCGCTCTTTCCACCAACGCCGTTATCAATACAAGTTTTGTTGGTACCTACACAGGTGGAATAGACGCAAATTACACGGACAATAACGTCGTTACGCCCTTGACTGGTACTTTTAACCTGACGGCAAATTTCGCCTCACAATCCATCACCGGCGACATTAATCTCAACCATATCGATCACACTGCCTTTGATAACTATGGCATTAGCGGCGTGTCAATTACTTCCACTCCTACCTCGAATTCGTTCACTGGTTCAGTCGTATCAAGTAGTGAATCAATCATCGGCTCGTTCACGGGTGCATTCTATGGACCCGCAGCAGAGGTGGTAAAAGGCGGCTTCTCAGGAAGTGAAAATGGCGTGACAGTCAACGGCACCTTTGGCGGCAACCGGACAACAACGCTCATACAATAAACGACCTTCCGCCTCACAGCCCAAGCCACTTTTAACCATTTTCGCCCTTTAAAAGCGTCCAGCCTAGGTTTCCAGGCTGGACGCTTTTGCTTTCTGTTTCTTTTTACCAAAAAAAAGTTATGCCGATAGGGTGTTATCCGGTATAATTTTTTATCGTCAAATGTCCATTTGCCCTACAGCCGACTGCTTCAGGAATCTGTTATGACCCAATTTAATTTTATTGCCGTGATACTCATTGCCCTCCATCTTTTTTTGGGCCAAGCCGTTGCCGCAGAAGGGACATCCACCCCATTCTCTCTTGGAAAACAGTATGTTGATCAGGGCCGTTTTGAGGAGGCGTACAGCGAACTGCACAAAGCATTTCGCTTGGACCCGGGCAATCCGGAACTCAATTTCCTTCTCGGTCGAGCCGCCTTTGAAACCGGACGATACGAAGAAGCGGTCATGGCCTACGAACGGGTACTCATCGCCGACCCCGAGGCATCCCGGGTCAAGCTCGAACTTGCCCGCACCCACCTCAAGCTCGGCACCCGGGAACTGGCCAAGCAGTACTTCAAGGAGGTGCTTGCCACCAACCCGCCGCAACAGGTGTGGAAAAATATCGAAAAATTCCTCGCCTCCATTGAGGCCTCAGAGCGGAAACATTTTGTTAACGGCACCTTCACCTTCGGCCACGCCTGGGACTCCAACGCCCGTTCCGCCCCGGTGAGCAGCCAGATCTCTGCAGGTCTTTTCGAATTTCAACTCACCGGCGCAAGCGCCACCCCTGAGAGCGACCAGATCAATAACACCACCCTGGTTCTCAATCATGTGTACAAAAACGAAGAGTACCCCTTCTTGTGGAAAACCGCGGCAACCTCATACAATGCCCTGTACCAAAGCCTGCATGATCTCGACGTAAATTATCTTGGCCTGGCCACCGGCCCGGTTTTTCAGAAGGACAACTACATCTGGGATATCCAAGCACTCGGCTCTGGTGTCGATGTGGAACACGACCGCTACCAGAGCGCCTATGGCGCATCCTCATCCCTGACCGTCTTTTTCTCGGAGAAAATGATGGGCGCCTTTGCCGCCAAGGCTGAGGAAAAAAACAATTATGTGGACCCGGAGCGGGATGCGGTCAACCTCTTGATTTCCGCAGGGCCGATCCTGCTGATCGGCGATAATCGCTTGAGCCTTTTATTCAGCAAGGAGAGAGAAAGCGCAGAGAACAAGGTCAACAGCTATGACCGTTTCGGCTGGAAACTCCGCTACGATCATCCTCTGCCCAACGATTTTGCCGCCTTTGCCGGTTTAGGTTACACCTCCACCGATTACGATACCCGCCACCCCTTCTTCTTTACCTACCGCCGCGACGATGTTCAGGAACTCAACGGTGGGGTCTCCCGTCTGCTCTGGCAGGATAAGGCAAGCAGCCAGGCGCTCATCATGCAGTTGGGACACACCTATACCTACTCGGAGTCCAATATCGGTCTTTACACCTACAGAAAGAATGTCACCGAGCTCAGCCTCACTGTGAGCTTTTGAGCAACGAGGACCGTCATGCAAAAAAGTGCTGCTCTCCCACAAATTCTCCTGCTCAGCCTGCTCTGCCTGGTTGCGCCACTCTCCTCCGTCGTCAACGCAACCCCCCAAACGGTGGCCACGGTGGTGGCTCTGCGTGGCACGGTGGTTGCCCAGGACAAAAGCGGAGCAGACCGCAACCTGAGCATCAAGAGCGATATTTTTCAGGAAGATGTTCTGAAAACCGGCAAAAACGCCAAGCTGCAGATCATGTTCACCGACAACAGCATCATCAGCCTCGGCCGCAACAGTGAGATGAAAATCGCCGAATACCGTTACCAGCCCGGGCAGAAAGACGGCGCTCTCAAAACCCAGGTCAAGGAAGGCACCTTCCGGGTGATGGGCGGGGCGCTGGCCAAGGAAGCACCCCAGAATTTCAAGACCGTTACCCCCACCGCCACCATCGGCATCCGCGGTTCCATGTATGCATTCAAGTCAACCCGGGAGTCGCTTTCCGTTCTCTTCCAGGGCGGCAAGGGCATCGAGATCTTCAACGACCAGGGCAAGGTCACCATCACCACCCCCGGTTTCGGCACCAAGGTAGTACTCAACACCGCCCCGGCAAAACCGGCCAAATTCACGGAACAGGAACTCAACGATTTAAACAAGCAGCTCAACGGCAACGGCACCAATGGCGACAATGGCGATCAGGCTGCGGCCAGCGAGAAAGGCGGCGAAGAGCAACAGCCAGCAGCGGACGCCCCACCCGCCGAGGGTGAACCGGAAGCAACGCCTGCTCCAGAACCTGCTCCGGAACCCGCACCGGCACCGGAGCCTGCCCCGCTGCCACCCCCTCCGGTTCCTCAACCCGTTCCGGTGCCGGACCCCCGCGATCTTGAATGGACGTTCCCTACGCCTCCGCCGCCCCCGAGCGATGGCATCTTCACGTTCAGTGGCGGTCTGGGAGGAACCTCGACCAAGAGTGACGGCTCCACAGAAACCTTTTCCAACAGTCTGCAGATGGGGGTGAACTGGTACAACCACAAAATCTTCGGGATTGCCTATGACGATACGGTTGAGAAAAACAAGCCGGTCTTTTTCTTTGGCACGGTGAACGGCACCACCATTTCCGACCTCAAGATCTTCGGTTCCGATGAGGGTGGCTCTTACCCTTCCAGCGATGCCGCATTTATCAGCGGCAGCGGTAGCGGCCTCTTCTCGGGCACGGCCTATGACTTCTTCAGCTTCAACGCCACGGGCAACTCCTATCTTACCAAGGGGACGCCCACCCAACCCGTGCAGGATTCCTGGATTGTGGCCGGCGGCGGCCAGCAGGTGGCTGGAGCCATGGTTCCAACGGCTCCCAAGGGCACGGAAATATGGAGTGGCTTTGTGGTGGCCTCAAGTGAGGACATGAACAACCGCCCCGTTGGCCGCCATCTCATATACAATACGAATCCGAACTCCTTTACCATGAACATCAACAAGGACGCCGGCACCATCCTCGGCACCCTGACCACCGACGTGAACGTCGGCGGCGGCTATAATATCTCCGGCATGACCGTGGGTAGCTCCTACGGCTCAGTGTACCTCAATGACCAGTACCTGGCCGCCCTGCTGGGTGGTTCCAACCTTGCGGTAAAAGAGTACGGCAATTATATGGTCGTCGAAGACCCAGCAAGACAGCTCTCCACCCATTTCACCTGGGGGTACTGGGAGGTCGCCTACGAAGAATCCTCCCTTCAACGCCAAATCAGGGTGCCGGAATCCATGTGGCTGGCGGGAAAACCCTCGACGAATTCGGTTATCAATGGGTCCTTTTCCGGCACGTACAGTGGTAAGGCCTACGGCACGATGATCAACATAGCCGATACCACCCAAATTTCTCAAATAAGTGGCTCCATGAATCTCACGGCCAACTTCACCTCCACCCCCAGCATCACCGGCAGCCTGGCCTTTACCAACGGCACCACCCTTTCTATCAGCGGCGGCGCCTATTCGGCTGACGCTTCAACGAACCGCTTCAACGCCATTCTCACGGGGGGCACCATCCAAGGCGCCTTTTACGGCACCAATGCCGAGGCCGTGGGCGGCAACTTTTACAGCTCGACCGGCGGCAATCAGTACCTCGGTATTTTCGGCGGCAACAAGTAAGCGCCTGGCCCCCGACAACACATGACGATCCCCGCCCGGCTCAAAGCATTTTTCACCCTCTCCCCCTTCAAGGTCGGCTGCCTGGTAACCCTGGCAGCCGTCCTGCTTTTCGCTTCCTTTGGCCAGCAAAAACCCGAGATCCTGCAAACCCTCGACAACCGGTTGACCGACACCATGTTCCGTTACCGGGGCACGGTTACCCCTTCCCAACCCATCGTCATCGTCGATATCGACGAAAAGAGCCTGCGGTCCATCGGCCAATGGCCATGGCCTCGACAGATCGTAGCGAAGATGGTGCACAACCTCGGCGCGGGCGGGGCAAAGGTCGTTGGCTTGGATATCGTTTTTGCCGAATCAGACCGCACCTCACCCAAAAACTTTATTGAGGAAATGCAGCAACTGCTCCCGACCCAACTCCCCCAGGAAACCCTGAACGAGTTGAAGGCCAGCGAGGCGCTGGACCACGATCTCGCTCTGGGCAAGGCGTTGGCTGCAACCCCCTCGGTGTTGGGCTACGTCTTTCAAACCCAGAACGACGGGTTGAAAAACCAGGCAGATATCCCCTTTCCCTCCGCAACCACCCGCCTCGTGCCCAGCACCACCCGGTATGAGGACATCTCCCTGCGCCGGGCCTACCGGGCCATTACCAACGTTATCTCCGTGGCCCAAGGCGAGAGCGAGGGATTTTTCAATGTGTTCCCTGATTCTGCGGGTACGGTGCGCAAGGTGCCGCTCTTCATGATGCTGGATGGCGTCCCCTACCCCTCCCTTGCCCTGGAAGTGGCGCGGATCGGCCTGGGGGAACAGGAGGCAACCATCCATATCTCACGGCAGGATAAAACAAGAGGCAGAGATATCCTCGGGATCGAGCTGGGCGCATCCTTTATCCCCACCGATGAACAGGGGCAGATCACCATCAATTTCAGGGGCCCGGGCCAGACCTACCCCTATCTTTCCGCGGCAGAGATCCTGGCAGGCACCAACCTGGAACGGGTACGGGGCAAATATGTGCTCGTCGGCACCTCAGCCGCCGGACTGCTTGACCTCAGGGCCACGCCCTTTTCCAACATCTATCCGGGGGTTGAAGTGCACGCCACCATCATCGACAACATCCTGAGCCACGACCCGTTTGTCTACGACATCTTCACCGAGATCGGCATCACCTATGCCCTGCTCCTCATCGGCGGCCTGGGCTTAAGCGCGCTCCTCGCCTATGCCACCCCCTTGGCCGGCGGCCTCGGCGGGTTGTTGCTCTTCTTGGCCGCCCTGACCGGCAACTATTTTTTCTTTTTCAGTCAGAACCAGCTCCTCGGCCTCTCCTATCCGCTCCTGACCGTCCTGGCCATTTTCCTGATGGTCACCCTGTTCAACTACTTTTTCGAAGGCCAGAAAAAACGGTTCATCAGCTCGGCCTTTGGCCACTACGTCTCCCCGCAGATCGTGCACCAGCTTCTGGAACATCCGGAAAAACTTTCCCTGCAAGGAGAGGAAAAAAACCTGACCGTGCTGTTTAGCGATATCCGGGGCTTCACCTCCATCTCCGAAAAAATGACCTCCGAAGAGCTTGGCCACTTCATGAATGAGTATCTCACGGCCATGAGCCATCTCATTTTTGAGCACAAGGGAACCGTTGACAAATTCATCGGCGACGCTATCATGGCCATTTGGGGCGCACCCATTGAAGATAGTGACCACGCCGCCAACTGTGTGCGGGCGGCCTTCCGGATGATGGCCCAACTTGACACCCTGCAAACCGACTGGCAGAAACGGGGGCTCCCCGATGTGGCTATCCGCATCGGGATCAACACCGGGGTCATGAGCGTGGGCAACTTCGGCAGCGACCAGCGCTTTGATTATACGGTCATGGGCGACAACGTCAATCTTGCCTCCCGGCTGGAAGGGGCGAACAAAACCTACGGCACCAGCATCGCCATCTCGGAATACACCAAGACTGCGCTGGGAGAAGGGTTTTACTGCCGGCTCCTCGATCTGGTCCGGGTCAAGGGTAAAGAAATCCCGGTGCGGATCTACGAACCCCTCTGCGAAGGCGAGCCGGAACCGGAGCTGAAAAAGGAAACAGAGTTATTTGCCGCGGCGCTGCACCATTACGCAAACCGCGAGTTTCAGGAGGCGGCAGAAATCATCCTCGCCCTCAACAACGCGCACCCCACACCACTCTATGCGCTTTACCTTGACCGGCTCAGCCACTTCGCGGCCAACCCGCCACCGGAAGATTGGGACGGCGCCTTCACCTTTACCACCAAATAACCGGGCATTGCCCAGACGCAAGCCCAAGGAGAACACACCATGCCGGATTCCTCACTCCACGACCTCATCATCATCGGCGGTGGCCCAGGCGGCTATACCGCAGGCATCTATGCGCAACGGGCCGCCCTGAAAACAGTCCTCATTGAAAAAGGTATCCCCGGCGGCCAGTTGAACAATACCGACGAGGTGGAGAACTGGCCCGGCACCGAAAAGATCAGCGGCGCGGACTTGGCCATCCAATTTTCCCAGCATGCCGCAGCCTATGATCTTGCGGTTTTGAACCGTGAGGTTGTTGGGATTGAACCGGGACGTAACCACCATACGATCCTCTTGGATAACGGAGAAAAACTCACAAGCCACGCAGTTATTCTTGCCACCGGCGGCAGCCCGAAAAAACTGGGAATTCCGGGGGAAGACCAAAATTATGGCCGAGGGGTTTCTTACTGCGCCGTGTGCGACGGCTTCTTTTTTCGAAACAAAACCGTGGTGGTGGTGGGCGGGGGCGACAGCGCCCTGGAGGAATCCCTCTATCTGGCCAAGCTCGCCAAACGGGTGTACATCGCCCATCGGCGGGATGCCTTCCGGGCCGGCATGATCCTGCAAAAGAGGGTGCTGCATGAAGAACGGATCACCGTGCTCTGGAACACGGTGCTGACCGAGATCCAGGCGGATGCACAGGGGGTGAATGGGGTAATCACCCGGAATACCATGGATGGCACGACCTCCGCCCTGGCCACCGATGGGGTCTTCGTCTTTATCGGCTTTGAGCCGAACAATGGACTGGTTCCGGCAGGCACCAAGATGAACGCCAACGGCTATGTGATTGCGGATGAGAAATGCGAAACCAACACCCCGGGCATCTTCGTAGTGGGCGATCTCAAGGAAAAATACGCCAAACAGATCGTCACAGCCGCGGCGGACGGCTGCACCGCAGCCCTGGCCGCGGCCCATTACGTGGAGAATAAGAAGAGCGGGGCCTGAGAAAAAAAAGCTGCTCCACCCGTGCTACAACCACACCTGCCCTGATTTATCGCCAGAGCTTCGTTTGAAAAAGTAGAGCAGCAGCACCCCGGCCACAAAGCCGCCGACATGGGCCCACCAGGCAACCCCGCCTTCGATCCCCTTACCCACCGCAATCTGCTGCGCAGCCCCTTGCAGAAACTGCATGAGAAACCAGAAGCCGATAAAAAAATAGGCCGGGATCTCCACCAGATAAAAAAGAATGAAGATCGGGATAAAGGTGAGGATCCGGGCGCGGGGATAGAGGAGAAAATAAGCGCCAAGCACCCCGGAAATAGCGCCGCTCGCCCCGATCATCGGGACCTGGGAGTGGGGGTTGGCCCAGAACTGGGCAAGGGTGGCACCCACCCCGCAGAGGAGATAAAAGAGCAGATAACGGCCATGCCCCATCCGGTCTTCCACGTTATCGCCAAAAATCCACAGCATCCAGAGATTGGAAAAAACATGGAAGAGACTGCCATGGAGAAACATGGCGCTGAATATCGGGGTATACCCGCTCAGAGAGATAACGCTTCCCGCCTGTTCGGCAGCAAAACGGACCGGGACAAAACCATGGGCGACAATAAAGGTTTCCATTTCCTGGCCGAGGCTCAGCTGGTAGACAAAGCAAAGAATATTAACGATGATCAGCCAGAGATTGACTACCGGGAAATGTCGAGAAGGAACATCATCTTTTAAGGGGAACATGCCTCAACAATTCCCTGTCATCCCTGGTCAACAGGGATTTCGTCCGGATCGGGCAGGGGCAGGATGAAGTAAAAATTATTCCCCTCTTCCGTGGCTTCATAGCCTGCCACCCCGCCATGGATCTCCACCACCTGCTTGACAAAAGCGAGGCCGTGCCCGGTTCCGGGCTCAGCCTGAACCCCTTCCCCCCGCACCCCGTCGGCAAAAACCATTTTCGCCTCGCCCTGGGAAAGATGCTCCCCGGTGGTGAAGACGTTGAATTTGACCGCCCCCTTGCCTGGGCCGAAATAATCGGCAAGCAGCTCGCGGCCATAGGCCACCGCCTTCCTCACCTTGCCGTTGCGGCCCATAATCTCACCGGTATACTTCACCGCGTTGGAAAAAAGATTGGCATACACCTGGGAAAGCAAGCCGACATCCACCCGGAGAAAGAGTTCCTCCTCCTGCATATCCTCGGGCTTTTCCACCACAATCCCCCGGGCACCGAATCTGCTCAAATAATGATCCAGCTGGGGGGAAACAATCTCTCGATCGATGGAGCATTTGCGGGGGCGCAGGACAAAACGGCCCTGGGCAAAATGATCCCGCCGAAACAGGCTCTCGAGAAAGAGGCTGTAATTGGCATGGTGCTCCAGCAACTCTCGGTGGTTTTCCAGCAGGCTCCGGTGCAGGGTGCTCACCTTGCTGATCACCAGCTCACAGCTGGCACTGGGCACACCCTGGCCCGCCTTTAACCCGGCAATGAGTTTTTCCAATTCATCGATATCGCCGATGCGGGCCTTGAGCTGATTGAAGAGATGTTTGAAATACATGTTGGGGGTGATGACATTGTGTTCGATGTCCATCACCAGGTTGTTGATGAACTGCAGATGCCTGATATTATCGTATGAGATAAGACGGTTGTGCAGATTATAGCCGATGCGGTTTACATATTTGCGGAGAAAAAAACGATCGGCCTGGGAAATTTTTCCCAGGGGATAGACCTCAAAAACCCCCATGACCTGCATATTGACCGGGAGCATCCCTTCGGACTGCGTTTGCGCGGAAGGCTTGCAATGAATCGGCACCAGGAGGGAATGCTCGCTCTCGTAGCTCTTAAAGGTCAGCCGCACATACTCCGGGGCTGCAATCGGTTTTGCCAGCAACCCGTTGCGGCTGTCACAGACAAGCAGCAGCTTTTCCTGACCCTTGTCGAAAAGATAGAGCCGACTGTGCAACCCGAGAAACTCGGAGAGGGCTGCCACGCAGACCCGATAAAAATCCTCGTTGGAGTCAAACTCCTGGGCAAGATCGAAAAAGGCACGCAAGAGATCATTCTGGACAGGGCTGAGATTATAGCTCGCGTAGCTGCGCTTCTTTTCCCTGATCCGCGACCTGATCTGCTGCAAATCCATGCATGAATGGGGTTCTTGGCTCATGATCTCCCTGAACTGCAAGCGCTTACCGCATATTTTCTGCTTCCAGAAAATATCCTATCACATGGACCGGCACAGACAAAAAACTAATTCCGGTCAACCAGCACGATTTCATCGGCTCCGCTTTTTTCAGCCAACCGCACATGAATATGCTCATCAACCTTGACCGGGATGTCCATCCCCACATAGTCGGGCTGGATCGGCAACTCCCGCCCGCCCCGATCAACCAAGACGGCCAACTGGATGCGAAGCGGCCGACCGATATCCATCAGGGCATCCATGGCGGCCCGAATGGTGCGGCCGGTGAAGATGACATCATCGACCAGAACAACCACCATCTCCTCCATGGGAAAGGATATGCTGGTTTTCTTGACAATGGGATTCTGGCTGGCCAGGCTCCAGTCATCCCGATAGAGCGTGATATCCAGGGTGCCGGTGGGCAACTCGATCTTCTCCCGGTCCTGAATCAACTTCTGGATCCTATCGGCGAGAAAGACTCCGCCGGTATGGATGCCGATTATGGCCAGATTGGCAACGCCGTGGTTGTTTTCCACGATCTGCAGGGCAATCCGGTGCAAGGACCGGTCTATATCCTCCGCCGTCATGATCCGTTTTTCCATCTTTTTTCCTCCAGGATTTAGGAACAACCACTGCCGGGTTACGGCCAGAACGAATCGATACCCCGGGCCACCACCGTGTTGATCGCCTCGGGATAGGCCTCGCATTCTGCGGCAAAAACCTTATGGGCGATATCGTCAGGGGTGTCGCTCTCTTCAAGCGGCACACACCGCTGGACCACAATCGGCCCCTCGTCATACACCTCGTTGGCAAAGTGCACCGTACAACCGCTGACCTTCACCCCCCGCGCCTTTGCGGCCCGATGCACCCGCATGCCATACATCCCCGCCCCGCAAAAGGACGGGATCAAAGAAGGGTGGATGTTGAGTACCGCCCGCCGCAGACGGGGCGGGGGTGCATAGAGCTTCAGATACCCGGCCAGCAGCACCAGCTCGATCCCGTACTGCTCAAGAATAGCGTTGATGGCAGCATTGTCCTTGGCGTGGAAGGCCGGGTAGCCATATTTTCTCGCCTTGTCCAAGCCGAGGGCATCCGGCAGGTTGGAGAGCACCACCTCAATACTTCCCTGCATGGTCCCGGCCGCAATCCGTTCGTGAAAATTGTCGAGGGTCCTGCCGGAGCCGGAGAGCAATACCGCCATCTTCATTGCTGCCACCTACTTGAAATAAGGATTGCTGTCGACATCCACGCTCTTCAGCCATTTGACGATGGTGGTGTCATAGGTGCTGGTCAGGGCAAAGACCTTTACCGCCAGGCGGAAACGGGTCTTGAGGGTGGTGTTGCCGGTGGCCTTGATCTCGGCCAGCACCTGCGGGTAATCAGCCGGATCAACGATCACCGTGACATCCTGAAAATTCTTGGCACTGGAGCGCAGCATGGTGGGCCCGCCGATATCGATGTTTTCAATGGCATCCCCCAGGGTACAGTCTGGGTTAGCCACGGTTTTCTCAAAGGCGTAAAGATTCACCGCCACCAGATCGATGGCCTGCAAGCCATGCTCCTGCATCTGGCGCAGATGGTCGGGATTGGACTTCTGGGCGAGAATGCCGCCGTGTACCTTGGGGTGCAGGGTCTTGACCCGGCCGTCGAGCATCTCAGGAAAGCCGGTGAATTCGGAAACGTCCTTCACCTTGATGCCGTTGTCCCGCATCTTCTTGGCGGTGCCGCCGGTGGAGAGGATCTCGATCCCAAGCTGCTCCAGTTCGCGGGCAAATCCCTCGATCCCGGATTTATCCGTGAGACTGATCAGCGCTCTTTCTATCTTTTTCATGCCTTCCTCCTGAATCCTGGATATCATCTCAAAAAATTTCGTTCTCTACCGCAACCTTAGAAAAAACACTGTAACGTAAAGAGGCCCAGACGCAAAGCAAACAGATAGCCGGAGACAAAAAAGCCTCCGTGCTCTTCTCCGGCAAAATCCTGCGCCTTCCCCCTACTGCTCTTTTTTGATAAACCTCCTGATCAAGCGCCTATCCCGCTTGCCAGGCCGACCCGGCGGAGCCGCGCCAACCACGCGCAACAGACGTTGCGCCTCCCTGGCCTGGGCGCGGGCCGCAATGCTCTCCGGGGTCTCCTCGTAGAGCAGTTGTGCCTCCGGGGCACCCCGCCGCTGGCTGCTGAGCGCCCGGACAACTATGGCGAATTCGTCCTGATCCTTCTGGATCCGCACAGCATCGCCCACCGCCAGCAAACGGGAAGGCTTTACCCGCAAGCCCCCCACCTGAACCTTGCCCCCGGCCACGGCCTGGGAGGCTAAGGCGCGGGTCTTGAAAAAACGGGCGGCCCACAGCCATTTATCGAGGCGGACCTGACTCTCCTCACTCATTGTTCTTGGTGCCTCCTCCCGCTCTCTTTCCAGCCTAGCACAGTTCACATCCCAGGGCCAAGTGCCATCAAAGGGGATCCCTTAACCCCGTTTACCGCTTTCCGCAGGGATGTAAATAGTGTATATATCTTCCCACCATGAAGCTCAATACCGTCGGCATAAAAGATATCAGGTATCCGGTGCGGGTGCGCGAAAAATCCGGAGGCATGCAGGAGACCGTGGCCAGCATCAGCCTCCAGGTTAGCCTGCCGCGCCAGTACCGGGAATCCTGCGTTTCCACCTTCATCAAGGTTTTGAACACCTACCAGGATGAGATGAGCAACCGGATCTTCAGGAACCTTTTGGCCGAGGTGAAGGAAGAGTTGCGGGCTGAATCGGCCCATGTGGAAATGACCTTCCCCTATTTTCTGGAAAAAAAGGCGCCGACCACCGGCACCGCAGGCCTCATGGAATATACCTGCCGCTTCACCGGCGGCATCGGCAAGGATGAAGACTTCGTCCTCTCGGTCTGGGTGCCGGTGACCACCTTATGTCCCTGCTCCAGAGAGATCAGCGAGTGCGGCGCCCACAACCAGCGGGGCGAGGTGAACCTCACCGTCAAATACTCAGGCTTTATCTGGATGGAAGAGCTCATCGTCATGGCCGAGGCGGGCGGGTCCTGCGAGGTGTATTCCCTGCTG
Proteins encoded in this window:
- a CDS encoding rhomboid family intramembrane serine protease, which encodes MFPLKDDVPSRHFPVVNLWLIIVNILCFVYQLSLGQEMETFIVAHGFVPVRFAAEQAGSVISLSGYTPIFSAMFLHGSLFHVFSNLWMLWIFGDNVEDRMGHGRYLLFYLLCGVGATLAQFWANPHSQVPMIGASGAISGVLGAYFLLYPRARILTFIPIFILFYLVEIPAYFFIGFWFLMQFLQGAAQQIAVGKGIEGGVAWWAHVGGFVAGVLLLYFFKRSSGDKSGQVWL
- a CDS encoding sensor histidine kinase: MSQEPHSCMDLQQIRSRIREKKRSYASYNLSPVQNDLLRAFFDLAQEFDSNEDFYRVCVAALSEFLGLHSRLYLFDKGQEKLLLVCDSRNGLLAKPIAAPEYVRLTFKSYESEHSLLVPIHCKPSAQTQSEGMLPVNMQVMGVFEVYPLGKISQADRFFLRKYVNRIGYNLHNRLISYDNIRHLQFINNLVMDIEHNVITPNMYFKHLFNQLKARIGDIDELEKLIAGLKAGQGVPSASCELVISKVSTLHRSLLENHRELLEHHANYSLFLESLFRRDHFAQGRFVLRPRKCSIDREIVSPQLDHYLSRFGARGIVVEKPEDMQEEELFLRVDVGLLSQVYANLFSNAVKYTGEIMGRNGKVRKAVAYGRELLADYFGPGKGAVKFNVFTTGEHLSQGEAKMVFADGVRGEGVQAEPGTGHGLAFVKQVVEIHGGVAGYEATEEGNNFYFILPLPDPDEIPVDQG
- the pyrR gene encoding bifunctional pyr operon transcriptional regulator/uracil phosphoribosyltransferase PyrR — protein: MEKRIMTAEDIDRSLHRIALQIVENNHGVANLAIIGIHTGGVFLADRIQKLIQDREKIELPTGTLDITLYRDDWSLASQNPIVKKTSISFPMEEMVVVLVDDVIFTGRTIRAAMDALMDIGRPLRIQLAVLVDRGGRELPIQPDYVGMDIPVKVDEHIHVRLAEKSGADEIVLVDRN
- the purN gene encoding phosphoribosylglycinamide formyltransferase; protein product: MKMAVLLSGSGRTLDNFHERIAAGTMQGSIEVVLSNLPDALGLDKARKYGYPAFHAKDNAAINAILEQYGIELVLLAGYLKLYAPPPRLRRAVLNIHPSLIPSFCGAGMYGMRVHRAAKARGVKVSGCTVHFANEVYDEGPIVVQRCVPLEESDTPDDIAHKVFAAECEAYPEAINTVVARGIDSFWP
- a CDS encoding RNA-binding S4 domain-containing protein, translated to MSEESQVRLDKWLWAARFFKTRALASQAVAGGKVQVGGLRVKPSRLLAVGDAVRIQKDQDEFAIVVRALSSQRRGAPEAQLLYEETPESIAARAQAREAQRLLRVVGAAPPGRPGKRDRRLIRRFIKKEQ
- the folE2 gene encoding GTP cyclohydrolase FolE2, which codes for MKLNTVGIKDIRYPVRVREKSGGMQETVASISLQVSLPRQYRESCVSTFIKVLNTYQDEMSNRIFRNLLAEVKEELRAESAHVEMTFPYFLEKKAPTTGTAGLMEYTCRFTGGIGKDEDFVLSVWVPVTTLCPCSREISECGAHNQRGEVNLTVKYSGFIWMEELIVMAEAGGSCEVYSLLKRPDEKYVTEKAYNNPMFVEDAVRKVAEQAMAHPAITWFSVSVESFESIHKHSAYAYVDSDEIR